The following are encoded in a window of Arthrobacter antioxidans genomic DNA:
- the leuD gene encoding 3-isopropylmalate dehydratase small subunit has product MDKITTHTGIGVPLRQSNIDTDQIIPAVYLKRITRTGFEDALFAGWRKDEDFILNREPYSRGSVLVAGPDFGTGSSREHAVWALKDYGFRAVLSSRFADIFRGNSGKQGLVAAQVAQDDIELIWKVLENEPGATVTVDLQARMVQCGSVSAPFQLDDYTRWRLLEGLDDIGLTLRQEEHITAFEARRPSHKPTTLPVRT; this is encoded by the coding sequence ATGGACAAGATCACCACGCACACCGGCATCGGCGTCCCGCTGCGCCAGAGCAACATCGACACCGACCAGATCATCCCGGCCGTCTACCTCAAGCGCATCACGCGGACGGGGTTCGAGGATGCCCTCTTCGCCGGCTGGCGCAAGGACGAGGACTTCATCCTCAACCGCGAGCCCTACTCCCGCGGTTCCGTCCTGGTGGCCGGGCCCGACTTCGGCACCGGGTCCTCGCGGGAGCATGCCGTGTGGGCGCTGAAGGACTACGGGTTCAGGGCCGTGCTGTCATCACGCTTCGCGGACATCTTCCGCGGCAACTCGGGAAAGCAGGGGCTCGTCGCGGCGCAGGTCGCCCAGGACGACATCGAACTGATCTGGAAGGTCCTGGAGAACGAGCCGGGCGCCACGGTCACGGTGGACCTCCAGGCGCGCATGGTGCAGTGCGGTTCCGTGAGTGCCCCCTTCCAGCTCGACGACTACACGCGGTGGCGCCTGCTGGAGGGACTCGACGACATCGGCCTCACGCTCCGGCAGGAGGAGCACATCACGGCGTTCGAGGCCCGCCGCCCGTCCCACAAACCGACCACCCTCCCCGTGCGCACCTGA
- the leuC gene encoding 3-isopropylmalate dehydratase large subunit, protein MGKTLAEKVWDAHVVRKGDVVGAEAQPDLLYIDLHLVHEVTSPQAFEGLRLAGRPLRRPDLTIATEDHNTPTLDIDKPIADLTSRTQIETLRANCREFGVRLHSLGDAEQGIVHVVGPQLGLTQPGLTVVCGDSHTSTHGAFGALAMGIGTSEVEHVMATQTLSLKPFRTMGITVEGTLKPGVTSKDIILAVIAKIGTGGGQGYVLEYRGSAIRALSMEARMTICNMSIEAGARAGMVAPDETTFAYLEGRPHAPEGADWDAAVAEWRELRTDDDAVFDAEVFLDANELEPFVTWGTNPGQGVSLSRAVPSPEDFADENDKAACSRALDYMALQPGTPMKDIRVDTVFLGSCTNSRIEDLRIAADIIRGREKDPAVRMMVVPGSARVRLQAEAEGLDRVFKDFGAEWRFAGCSMCLGMNPDQLAPGERCASTSNRNFEGRQGKGGRTHLVSPVVAAATAVRGTLSSPSDLPPRPAGTEAHGTGAHAAPSTVTAA, encoded by the coding sequence ATGGGCAAGACACTGGCAGAGAAGGTCTGGGACGCACACGTGGTGCGGAAGGGCGACGTCGTCGGCGCTGAAGCGCAGCCCGACCTCCTGTACATCGACCTCCACCTCGTCCACGAGGTCACCTCGCCGCAGGCCTTCGAGGGCCTCCGCCTCGCCGGACGGCCCCTGCGCCGTCCGGACCTGACGATCGCCACCGAGGACCACAACACGCCCACGCTGGACATCGACAAGCCCATCGCCGATCTCACCAGCCGCACCCAGATCGAGACGCTTCGCGCGAACTGCAGGGAGTTCGGCGTCCGGCTGCACTCGCTCGGCGACGCCGAGCAGGGCATCGTGCACGTCGTCGGACCCCAGCTCGGCCTCACCCAGCCCGGACTGACCGTCGTTTGTGGCGACTCGCACACCTCCACCCACGGCGCTTTCGGTGCGCTCGCCATGGGCATCGGCACCTCCGAGGTGGAGCACGTGATGGCCACGCAGACGCTGTCGCTGAAGCCGTTCAGGACCATGGGCATCACGGTCGAGGGGACGCTGAAGCCGGGCGTCACCTCCAAGGACATCATCCTCGCCGTCATCGCCAAGATCGGGACCGGCGGCGGGCAGGGCTACGTGCTCGAGTACCGCGGCTCGGCCATCCGGGCCCTGTCCATGGAAGCGCGCATGACCATCTGCAACATGTCGATCGAAGCGGGTGCGCGCGCCGGGATGGTGGCCCCCGACGAGACGACGTTCGCGTACCTGGAGGGCCGTCCGCACGCGCCGGAGGGAGCGGACTGGGATGCCGCGGTCGCCGAGTGGCGTGAACTGCGTACCGACGACGACGCCGTCTTCGACGCGGAGGTCTTCCTCGACGCGAACGAGCTGGAGCCCTTCGTGACCTGGGGGACCAACCCGGGGCAGGGGGTCTCGCTCTCGCGGGCGGTGCCGTCACCCGAGGACTTCGCCGACGAGAACGACAAGGCCGCGTGCAGCCGTGCGCTGGACTACATGGCGCTGCAGCCCGGCACGCCCATGAAGGACATCCGGGTGGACACCGTGTTCCTCGGCTCCTGCACCAACAGCCGCATCGAGGACCTCCGGATCGCCGCCGACATCATCAGGGGACGCGAGAAGGACCCGGCCGTGCGGATGATGGTGGTCCCGGGGTCCGCCCGCGTGCGCCTGCAGGCCGAGGCCGAGGGCCTGGACCGCGTCTTCAAGGACTTCGGGGCGGAATGGCGGTTCGCCGGCTGCTCCATGTGCCTCGGCATGAACCCGGACCAGCTGGCCCCGGGGGAGCGCTGCGCGTCGACGTCGAACAGGAACTTCGAGGGCCGTCAGGGCAAGGGCGGCCGGACCCACCTCGTCTCGCCGGTCGTGGCCGCCGCCACCGCGGTGCGCGGCACCCTCAGTTCGCCGTCGGACCTGCCTCCGCGACCCGCCGGCACCGAAGCCCACGGCACGGGCGCCCACGCCGCCCCGTCCACCGTCACCGCCGCCTAG
- a CDS encoding IclR family transcriptional regulator — MDNSSGVGVIDKAALVLDALEAGPTTLAQLVASTGLARPTVHRLALALAHHRLVGRDMQGRFVLGSRLVELASAAGEDRLIASAGPVLLGLRDATGESAQLFRRQGEWRVCVASAERPVGLRDTIPVGTQLSMKAGSAAQCLLAWEDHDRLLKGLQDARFTPTVLAGVRRRGWAQSLGERENGVASVSAPVRGPSGRVIAAVSISGPMERLTRQPGRIHAEVVSDAARQLTLAVAKAAD; from the coding sequence ATGGACAATTCTAGCGGTGTCGGAGTCATCGACAAGGCCGCCCTCGTGCTCGACGCCCTCGAGGCCGGGCCCACCACCCTCGCCCAGCTCGTCGCCTCGACCGGACTGGCCCGCCCCACCGTCCACCGGCTCGCCCTCGCCCTGGCCCATCACCGGCTGGTGGGCCGGGACATGCAGGGCCGCTTCGTGCTCGGCAGCCGGCTCGTGGAGCTTGCCTCCGCCGCCGGCGAGGACCGCCTGATCGCCTCCGCGGGGCCGGTGCTCCTGGGCCTGCGCGACGCCACGGGTGAGAGTGCCCAGCTGTTCCGGCGGCAGGGCGAGTGGCGCGTCTGCGTGGCGTCCGCCGAGCGTCCCGTGGGACTGCGGGACACCATCCCGGTGGGAACCCAGCTGTCCATGAAGGCCGGGTCCGCCGCTCAGTGCCTCCTGGCGTGGGAGGACCACGACCGCCTGCTCAAGGGCCTGCAGGACGCACGCTTCACGCCGACCGTGCTGGCGGGCGTACGGCGCCGCGGGTGGGCGCAGAGCCTCGGCGAACGGGAGAACGGCGTGGCCTCCGTCTCGGCGCCGGTCCGCGGTCCGTCGGGCCGCGTGATCGCCGCCGTGTCGATCTCCGGGCCGATGGAACGCCTCACCCGCCAGCCCGGCCGCATCCACGCCGAGGTGGTCTCGGACGCCGCGCGCCAGCTGACGCTCGCCGTGGCGAAGGCAGCCGACTGA
- a CDS encoding DUF1697 domain-containing protein → MDGDTPGTGHRYAIFLRGVNVGGITLRMADLRDLLAGLPVSDVATVLASGNATCASALGGEQLRDRVEEALRARFGYPARVIVVERAELADIAASVPRREDADSHTYVTLFRGPKDQAALVAEARGLGEEPVALTGGTAIAWFPPKGRSTDVPLAKLLARARHAANSTTRNLNTVDKVLRLLA, encoded by the coding sequence GTGGACGGGGACACCCCCGGCACCGGGCATCGCTATGCGATCTTCCTGCGGGGCGTGAACGTCGGCGGGATCACCCTCCGCATGGCCGACCTCCGGGACCTGCTCGCCGGCCTGCCGGTGAGCGACGTCGCCACGGTCCTCGCGAGCGGCAACGCCACCTGCGCGTCCGCGCTCGGTGGCGAGCAGCTCAGGGACCGGGTGGAGGAGGCCCTGCGTGCACGCTTCGGCTATCCGGCGCGCGTGATCGTCGTCGAGCGTGCGGAGCTCGCGGACATCGCGGCATCGGTGCCCCGCCGGGAGGATGCCGACTCCCACACGTACGTCACGCTGTTCAGGGGCCCGAAGGACCAGGCGGCCCTCGTCGCCGAGGCCCGCGGCCTCGGCGAGGAGCCGGTGGCCCTCACCGGTGGCACGGCCATCGCCTGGTTCCCGCCGAAGGGCAGGTCCACCGACGTCCCCCTCGCGAAGCTGCTCGCCCGGGCACGGCACGCGGCGAACTCGACCACCCGCAACCTCAACACCGTGGACAAGGTCCTGCGCCTCCTGGCGTGA
- a CDS encoding MBL fold metallo-hydrolase — protein sequence MRLIAQDCHQLEHQKGSHGFVVAGAGRAAVIDPGLAFGFDGVIAELRAGEATTGPITDIVLTHYDIDHAQLARRLQEALGATVWIGSADADVVRGRIKPKTRLRRVLRRIARVRLPDGVRELTGAGEIFPGLAYFPTPGHTPGHYAYQWRGVLFTGDAARVSADGTVRDFYAPLIDDKPVAARTVRLLADRIRTGSVEWVCSGHSPIARTPARTP from the coding sequence ATGCGCCTCATCGCCCAGGACTGCCACCAGCTCGAGCATCAGAAGGGCTCCCACGGCTTCGTGGTGGCCGGCGCCGGCCGGGCCGCCGTGATCGACCCCGGCCTGGCCTTCGGGTTCGACGGCGTCATCGCCGAACTGCGGGCCGGCGAGGCGACGACGGGCCCGATCACGGACATCGTGCTCACCCACTACGACATCGACCACGCCCAGCTGGCGCGGCGCCTCCAGGAGGCCCTCGGTGCCACCGTCTGGATCGGTTCCGCCGACGCCGACGTGGTGCGCGGCCGCATCAAACCGAAGACCCGTCTCCGGCGAGTGCTACGGCGGATCGCCCGTGTCCGGCTCCCGGACGGCGTCCGGGAGCTCACCGGCGCCGGTGAGATCTTCCCCGGGCTCGCGTACTTCCCGACCCCCGGCCACACCCCGGGCCACTACGCCTACCAATGGCGCGGGGTCCTCTTCACGGGCGATGCCGCCAGGGTGTCGGCGGACGGGACGGTCAGGGACTTCTACGCGCCCCTCATCGATGACAAGCCCGTCGCCGCGCGGACCGTCCGGCTCCTCGCCGACCGCATCCGTACGGGCTCGGTGGAGTGGGTGTGTTCGGGCCACAGCCCGATCGCCCGGACCCCTGCCCGCACTCCCTGA